Proteins co-encoded in one Setaria viridis chromosome 9, Setaria_viridis_v4.0, whole genome shotgun sequence genomic window:
- the LOC117836345 gene encoding uncharacterized protein: MGVQSSDGQVTFSSSIALLQQRFRELERIREKREERLLHVLAPRPAATATAAQREMPVKWFFHPELLYPCRPLRDTAVTAAALFPAVPTTACECKSFQLRGDPIAVELWPSKTYNSKHVPGEVDVDTSLHL; the protein is encoded by the coding sequence ATGGGGGTGCAGAGCAGCGACGGCCAGGTGACgttctcctcctccatcgcgctGCTGCAGCAGCGGTTCAGGGAGCTGGAGAGGATCAGGGAGAAGCGGGAGGAGAGGCTTCTCCACGTGCTCGCTCCCCGccccgctgccaccgccaccgccgcccagaGGGAGATGCCAGTCAAGTGGTTCTTCCACCCGGAGCTGCTCTACCCGTGCAGGCCCCTGCGCGACACCGCTGTCACCGCAGCCGCCTTATTCCCGGCCGTGCCGACCACTGCCTGCGAATGCAAAAGCTTCCAGCTCCGCGGCGACCCCATTGCGGTGGAACTGTGGCCTAGTAAGACCTACAACTCCAAGCATGTCCCTGGTGAAGTCGACGTCGACACCTCGCTGCACCTCTag